Below is a genomic region from Petrotoga sp. 9PW.55.5.1.
TGTGTTAAACTGCCATCTTGATTGGTGAGTAAAAATCGGTTTTGGTTTGTTAAAAGAAACCCTGGAGCAATCGCATTGACTCGTATTTTTTTTGAATAATTATGGTTCATATGTACCGCAAGCCATTGGGTAAAATTACTTACAGCCGCCTTTGCTCCAGAATATGCAGGTATATTTGTTAAAGGTCTGAAGGCATTCATTGATGAGATATTTATAATATCCCCTTCACCTTTTTCTGCAAAATATTCTCCGAACACCTGACTTGCTAGAAAAGTCCCCAAAAAGTTTAGGTTAAAAACCCATTTTACAGCATCTTCTGGTAAATCGAAAAAAGATTTTTCATTACTTGTAGTTGCTTCGGGTTTGTTGCCTCCCGCTCCGTTTATTAATACATCAATTGTACCAAAAGTAGATAAAATTTTTTCTTTTGCTTTTATAAGATCAGATTTTTCAAGGACATTAGTTTTAATTGTAATATGTTCGATATTCTTCTGGGATAATTCCTCAC
It encodes:
- a CDS encoding SDR family oxidoreductase; the protein is MSRVNDFFNINGKIIAITGGAGVLCSQMARSLGEAGAKIVILDLSDKAMKELSEELSQKNIEHITIKTNVLEKSDLIKAKEKILSTFGTIDVLINGAGGNKPEATTSNEKSFFDLPEDAVKWVFNLNFLGTFLASQVFGEYFAEKGEGDIINISSMNAFRPLTNIPAYSGAKAAVSNFTQWLAVHMNHNYSKKIRVNAIAPGFLLTNQNRFLLTNQDGSLTQRGHKILDHTPMGRFGNPEDLISTVIWLISNYSEFVNGVVVPIDGGFSAYSGV